DNA sequence from the Sulfurimonas sp. HSL3-1 genome:
CGCCGAGCACCATGGCGAAGTTGGCCACGTTGGAACCGATGATATTGCCGATGCTCAGATCGGCATTACCCTTTTTGAGGGCGACAAGGGAGACGACAAGCTCCGGCAGCGACGTCCCGAAGGCGATCAGCAGCAAGCCGATGACCCATTCGCTTACCCCGAGGCTGCGGGCGATCATGCTGGCGCTTTCGACGACGAAGTGGGCCCCGCCGATGGTCATAACGAAGCCCACGAGGAGCAGCGCGATTGTTTTGCCCCAGGCAAAGGACTCTTTTTCAAGGCTCTCATCGATCTCTTCGGTCAGTTCCGAACCGTCCGTCGAGAAGAGGAAATAAAGGTAGGCAGCCATGAGCATGACAAAGATACTGCCCTCGAAACGGCCGATGACGCCGTCGTAAGCCGTCAGGAAATAGAGAATGACGGGAAAGAGGATCCAGGCGCTGTCGCGGTTGAACAGATCGCGGTTCGGGTTCATCTTTTTCGCCAGGACGAAGACGAGGCCCAGGACGAGGGTGATATTCATCGTCACGCT
Encoded proteins:
- a CDS encoding calcium/sodium antiporter, with the translated sequence MEYLVFVAAMAALIWGADFIIRESERIALHYNISHFVIGATLVGFGTSLPEMAASMTASWYAKPEMAVANVVGSVTMNITLVLGLVFVLAKKMNPNRDLFNRDSAWILFPVILYFLTAYDGVIGRFEGSIFVMLMAAYLYFLFSTDGSELTEEIDESLEKESFAWGKTIALLLVGFVMTIGGAHFVVESASMIARSLGVSEWVIGLLLIAFGTSLPELVVSLVALKKGNADLSIGNIIGSNVANFAMVLGGAAIIRPLPINGTNLADIYIMMAASLALLLVLANKLYSKAGGIILLMIFALFVKSALGQ